ATAACCGAGCGACAAGCATAATAAGAATCGATCTAGCTGAGACTCAGGAAGTGGGTAAACACCCGCTTGCTGCAAAGGGTTTTGAGTTGCTATGACAAAAAATGGCTCGGGTAAGGGATAGGTTTGCCCATCTTGTGTTACCTGCCGCTCCTCCATCGCTTCAAGTAAAGCGCTCTGGGTTTTGGGACTTGAGCGATTGATCTCATCAGCGAGCAGCAGCTGAGTAAAGATAGGACCTGCTCGAAACTCAAATTGCAGCTTATTTTGATCGTAGATACTCATGCCCAATATATCAGCAGGCAGCATATCATTGGTGAACTGCACACGGCTAAAGCCTAACCCTAACAGTTGTGCTAGCCCTTGCGCCAAGGTAGTCTTACCCATACCCGGCAAGTCTTGTAGTAATAAATGCCCGCCTGCTAAAATGCCGCTAAGCGCAAGCTTAACTACCTGCGATTTATCCAGTACGATTTGATTTAATTGTGCCATTAACTGAGCGATTTTTTGCTGGTTATCGCTATAGTCAGCAGCACTAGGCACCGTTTGAGTGCGCGTTTCTGGTATCGACTGATGTCTAGATGAGAGAGGCATATTAGTGGCTGCGTTATGGGCGATTATGGGCTTAATTTATAAGGCAAATAAGAGGTACCAGGTAAGCGTTATTTATCATCTTCAACGATCGGGGCAGCTGCGCGAAGGGTAGACAAATAGGCAATCACATCAGCACGCTCTTCAGCATCTGGCATCGGATCTGACAGCATTTTTGAGTCTGGCATGGCTTTTTCAGCATCGGTAATATAAGTATCAAGCGTTTGAGCATCCCAAACCCAACCTGACGCTTTTAGTCCTTCACTATAAGTATAATCTGCAAGTTCAGCTGCCGGCGCGCCATAAATATTCATCAGCTGCGGGCCTTTTTTATTGAGACCAGGGTTTAACTGATGGCACTGACCACAAGCATCTTGATATATGAGTGCACCATTATCGGCATCGCCTTCAGTATAAAGCGGTAGCGTGACAGGAGCGCGATAATCAGGGGGTGTTTTCTCACAAGCACTTAGCAGCAAAGCGGCGGCAAGCATAGCGCCCAGTTGATATTTATTGACCATAGACATGTTGTCATCTTTAATTGAGAGGTATTGATGTGTATGAGTCTACATCAACCATCCTATAATGCAAAGGTTGATAGACATCGATAGCCGTATGTAGACAATAAACGCATAGTACTTATATAGTGTTTATGAATATAAAGTAAGGCTTAACTCTCATTAGAGACTTTGATGGTGTTACTCGGCACTTCTAGATAATTGCCTTGTAGGTAGCGTACGCCTACACTCCATGCAACAGACATGGTCGCAGCATCTTCAATATAAGGCATCAATACATCAACGTTACTCTCATTGGTACGTACGATAATTGATTTGACCGTTTCTAAATTTTCAGCGGCATCAATCCCTTCGACATAATTATGGGCTAAGCGCACCACATCGGGATGAACAAAATTGGCAAGCTCCACAGATTTTATAGATGAGCCAAAATTATTGATGCCAAGCTGGCAGTTTATCTGACTGAGCGCGGTAAATTGAAATTTTGCTACCGTTAAGTAATCTGAGATGTCTTTTTCATTGAACTGAAGTGTCAACGCCCCAGCTTTACCACCGATGGCATTGATGAGCTGGCTTGCAACACTGGGTAGTTTTTTATCGACTAAAGACGCATTGGTCATCTGTACTAGTAACCGCGCCTCTGGATGAGTTTTGCGCACTTCATTGATTCTTTTACAGGCGTTAATCAATACCCAGCGGTCTATTTTTTCTAACAATTGATGAGATTTGGCAACCGCCATAAACTGATCTGGAGTCAGTATAGTATTATTAGCATCTGCTAGTGGCAGCTGCAGGAATACCTCAAAAAAGTCACTACGGTCATTATTAATGTCATATATCGGCTGGAACAATAACTCAAAGCGATTATTCGTAATAGCATCGACCAGAGACTCTGCTAGCGCATGATCGTCACTATTGGCGTGTTCACTTGCATCATATAGATGATAGCGACCGCCATGATTGGAGGTCTCAATCATGATTTGATTAATAGCATCCATGGCGCGCTCAAGTAGTACTCTTGGCTCAGGCGTATTTTTTTCAATTTTAACAATGGCAATACTTGCTGTCGTGCTGGTTGTACGCTTATCCACTTCAATCAGCATATTACTGATACTCATACCAATTTGCTCAGCCAGCTTTTCAAGCGTGGCTGTCGTCTGATTTTCTACCAAAATAGTAAATGCCGTATCACTAAAGCGGCTGACATGACCATCGACTACCAGCTCATCTAAGGTATTAGCGACTTGTTTCACGGTACTATCAATACCTTGCAGACCTAAACTGCTTCTAATTTTTCCGATATTATCGAGTTGCACATACAAAAGCGCGGCCGTCAAAGCGCCCTTTCTTGCCTGCTCATATAATGCCGTTAACTGCTCTTCAAAGCTGTGGCGATTATCAATGCCCGTTAAGCTGTCTTTACGCTCAGCTTCAGCCAAACGTTTAGCGACCTCCATACTATTGCTGTTATTTTGTTGAATAATAATCTGGGTGACTGGCTCACCCTCTAATGTCGCTACTGCCAACTGTAATTTTGCTTCAAACGTACTGCCATCCGTACGTCGACTCTCAAAATTAAACTCAACGTCTTTACGGTTCCCTTTGTCAAACTGACGCAAAAACTGTTTAACGGCTTTAACATTGTCACCGCCTGCAATCAAATCAATCACAGGTATACCGATGATATCGTTCATCGCCTCAAAACCAAATAACTGCAGATACGGATCATTAGCAAAGATATGAATACCTTGATCAATGTATGCGACTGCGCTTTTCGAGTTTTTAATCAGTACATTTGCGCGCTGTTCTGCCTCAGAGAGCACAGATTGCAATGTCTTGAGCTGTTGGCGACTGTGCAAGTTTTCTTGCAACAAGCAAATAGCCATGATGACTGCCATTTCTTGCTCTGCATAGAGTGCCTTAACCATCGTACCATTCACGATAGACGGCAAGCCTTCCTCATTATGAGCATTGCCTGCAGTATCTTTATTTATCAAACAAACCAATGGTAAGTCAATATTTTGCTCTTGAATGATAGCAACCACGTCGGTAAACTTCATATCATACGCTTGACCAAAAACCAACACATCCCATGATTGACGTAATGATTTTAGCAACTCATCTTTATCATCCAAAAAACCTAAATTCACGCTGTCATAGTACGAACCTAGCAAGTGTACAAGGCGCTCAGCATAAAGCTGGTCAGCATCGATAACCAATAATTTCAAGAGGGACTGAGTACGCATAGAAAGCCTTTTTAATCTTATAAAATAATATGAGTCGCCGCTGCGCTGTAGTCAAATATAGTTGAAATACTTTAAAGTCGCTACCGTATTGCTGGTGTAAATTTTTTGCAGCCTCTGTCTGCGTAGGCACAGCAAGCAAGAAAAATTTGCACCAGTAGTACGTGTTGTGTTGTATTGTATCGATATTACTTTTCACCGACTATATATGAAAAATAGCAGGATATAAGAAACAACATCGTTGTTATTGTTGTCAAAATAAACAGCCTATTATAGTGCAAACTTTATTTATCATTATAAACATTAATCGGTACTTTAAAAGGTTTGTTTGGCAACTCCCTTACTAGCTTAGGCACTAGGTAGCCAGGTAACTTAGCCAATAAGGACCAATAAAGCTCGATTGCTGAGCGCTCATCACGATCAAAATGAGCGGCGCCCGCCACTTTATCCAGCACATGTAGATAATAAGGCAATACGCCTGCGGCAAATAAACGCTGACTTAATGCCATTTGCGCACTAACGCTGTCGTTGATACCTTTTAAAAGTACCGCTTGATTTAATAAAGTAATTCCTGCAGCACGCGCGCGGCGCAAATACTCTGCTGTCAACGTATCAATCTCATTTGCATGATTACCATGAATGACCATTACGATTTGACAACAACTTTGAGCCAAACGCTCTAATAGCGCATCATCAAGCCTTGCTGGAATCACTAACGGCAGACGAGTATGTATGCGGATGGTTGTCAATTGCTCAATCGCCTCCAAGGTATCTAGCCAAGCAAATAAGCGTCTATTGGTCACATTTAATGGATCACCGCCGCTTAAGATAATCTCATTAATCTCAGGATGGGCGCTGATATAATCGATAATATCCTGTTTTGCGCTGGCAGTTGGCATATTGGCACTATAGTCAAAATGTTGACGAAAGCAATAACGACAATGAATCGCGCAAGCACCGGTAAGGGTTAATAGTAATCTTGATTGATATTTATGCAGCACGCCTTTGACGGGGTTATGAGCGTTTTCGGCTAATGGGTCGGCCACATAACCCGCCACTGTAATTCGCTCTTTTTGATGGGGTAATACCTGTCTTAATAAAGGGTCATCACGATCGCCAACGGTCATTTTTGCCACAAAAGCGCGCGGTACTCGCAGCTCAAAATGCTCAGGCACGTAGACCTCTGAGCGCAGTGACTGTAGCTGTAATATCTCAAGCAGCTCATCAATAGAGGTAATGGCTTCGGATAATTGTGTTTGCCAGTTTTTTTGTGTGATTAAATGGTTTATCATGACAAGCTACTACCTGTGCCTAAAAGGCGATATTATACGCTGTTAGGGTGTCGCCTATCAAAGCATACATCCTATCCTTTATATACTAAAATGGCTAATGCTTTTTAGCACAGTAGATCTGGCACTCATTTTTCCCTGATAACATTTATCACCTTTTTTATAAACCCTTTTTTCTTAATCCTTAGGAGTCTTCCGTGGCAAGTTTTTCTACCAATGAATTTAAAGCTGGTCTCAAAGTTATGCTCGATGGCAACCCTTGTGCCATTCTTGAAAACGAGTTTGTCAAACCAGGTAAAGGACAGGCCTTTAACCGTGTTAAATTGCGCAATCTTCGTAGTGGTAAAGTATTGGAGCAAACTTTTAAGTCAGGCGATAGCTTAGAAGCTGCTGATGTCATGGACACTGAAATGAACTATCTCTATAACGATGGTGAGTTTTGGCATTTTATGCATCCTGAGAGTTTTGAGCAGATTCAAGCGGACAAAACAGCGATGAGCGATTCAACAAAGTGGCTAAAAGAAAACAGCAATGCACTATGTACCATCACTTTATTCAACGGTGCTCCTCTTTCAGTAACACCGCCAAACTTCGTTGAATTGCAAATCACCGAAACCGATCCGGGCGTACGTGGTGATACTTCAGGTGGCGGCGGAAAGCCTGCAACGTTAGAAACCGGTGCCGTGGTTCGTGTACCATTATTTGTACAGCAAGGTGAAGTGGTACGTGTGGATACGCGTACTGGTGACTACCAAACGCGCGTTAACTAATCGCTTTTATCTATCTGTAATAACAAAAAAGCTTAACCGCTCTATGAAATTACCCCCATAAGTTGTGTCCAACTTATGGGGGTAATTTCATTAAGTATCTAATATAAATACCGAATATAAGTACCTAATATTTTTTGAGCTTATTGATACGCTCAACTTCATCTATTGCGATAGGGTAACCAAGTTCTGGTAAGTTGGATGTAAACAAGATGAACTCCATAAATTCATATCAGAGGCTTGGTTTAACAGCCGCCTGCTTGAGCAATAATTGTAATGCCTCACTCACCATCAGCATGGCAACCACTGATGTGACGACTACCGCCGAACCATAACCACCACAGTGTAAACCACCTACTTGACAGCTTTTGTCTACACGCGGTGGTTCTGTCGAATAGACACACTTGATACCAAATTTCTCTTTTAAGGCACTATTGATGCCTTTTTCATGACGCAGTTTGTTACGTAATTTGGCCAATAACGGATCTTGATAGGTGTCACGTAAATCGCCGATTCTAATCTGACTGGGATCTATTTTACCACCTGCTCCGCCAGCGCAGACCAATTTTAGTTTGTTAAAGCGGCAATGCAAGGCAATAGCAAGCTTGGCATCCATATCATCGACACAATCTAAAATCACAATAGGAGTGGTTTGAGCCGCCATTTTTGCTTCTTCACGACTGGGTAGCAAGGTCGCTACGTTTTCAGTGGTCAAAAAGTCATCAATCAAATGCAGAGTTACTTTTGGATTTATCTCACGGATACGTGCTGCCATCGCCTCAATTTTACTTTGCCCAAAGGTGCTATCTAAAGCGGGCAACTGCCGATTGACATTGGATGCCACTAATATATCCAAATCAATTAACGTGATATTACCGACTGCTGTGCGTGCTAAAGCTTCTGCTGCCCAAGAGCCCACACCGCCGATACCAATGACGTAGACATGTGCAGTAGCAAATGTATCTACTGCAGAAGTACCATACAGTGTCTGAGTCCCTTTAAAACGGCGCTCATACTGCTCGGCATCCCTATCGGATGTTGTCAATACTTCAGGTACCGATATCTGCTCTTCAACAGGCTCTGGCTGGGTGATGCTTGACTGCCCCTGTGTATCTTCATTCATAATGATTTAGAAACTCTTTTAAAAATTTTATTGTTAAACGGTTTGTTTATTAATCAATGTTCGCTAAAAACTTCAAAGTGGATAGGACCACTTAGTTTGCAAAGCACTGCAACTATTAAGCCACAATTTCTGAGCGAGAATAGCGGTGGGAACATTTAGCAACTCACTTAAGCTATATAACACATAAAGCAAATTAGCAGGAACATTTCTACTATGCATAGACGTATCACCCCCTTCATGCTCTTTATTTTGTCCAAGCGCCGACGCGCTACTGTATGTCGCAGTATCTAAATGACTATCTACCGTCTGGCACAGGATAGGCATCATATCTGGACAATCTGTCTCAATAACCAAGCAGTCGATACCATAGCTATCGACTGCCGCTTGGATAGCAAGGCGCAGCTTTTTCGCATTCGGATTGGTTATTTGACCTGTCACGCCAAGCTTAAACCCTAATTTCGCAAATGCCTTTGCTTCTTGTACACCGCCACTAAAACTATGGGCAATGCCACCCAGTTCATGAGCATCATAATCATGCGCTTTTAATAAAGCTAACGCTTCGGCATGGGCTTTACGAATATGTAGCATAACAGGTAGTTGATGCGCCACTGCCATATCTAACTGCGCACTAAAAAACCGCTGCTGTTTAGCAAACATCTCAGGCTGCTTCATGGCATCGGTAAAAGTATCTAAACCAATCTCACCAATGGCCAATGGACGCTGTTTGTCTAGCATCTGCGCCATTTCTTCTAAATGGGCTTCTGTATGCTGCTCAATATAAAAAGGATGCAAGCCTAGCGCAATATGTACTTTAGGAAAAAACTTCTCTTGTTTTAGATAGTTTTTTGTATCCAACTGACAAGGCTTTTTTAGCTGCTTCTGATTCTCGTAAAGCCGCGCAAAATGTCGGTATAAATAGCCAACCAAGACTAAATGACGCACTCCTTTATCATACGCAAATTGCGCCTGCTCATCTCTATCCTCATCAAATACCGGAGCATCAAAATGAGTATGAGTATCAATCAAAGGAAAAATATCCGTTCTTACGACATGGATACCTGATGCGCCAGTCGCCGTCATCAATAAACTCCAAAATTCATCATTGGTATGATAAGTATGCTTTTTCAAATGATATAGTTGAAATACTTTAAAGTCGCTACAGTATTGCTGGTGTAAATTTTTTGCAGCCTCTGTCTGCGTAGGCACAGCAAGCAAGAAAAATTTGCACCAGTAGTACGTGTTGTATCGATATTACTTTTCACCAACTATAATACATTCTTTGCACAAGAAAGGCTGCAAGACATCCCTCCTAACAGCGCTGTATCGGTTTCAGAGTGATTCGAATATATTGATGACTCTTTATACTTTCATTATCTGTATGTACTAAAAAGCCTTGCGTTAGCAAGACTCTAAGGTTATTTCTTTACAGATAACGCTAAGGTATATCCTAGAAAGGAATGTCATCGTCTACAGGACCATCTAGCATGGCAGTCGGTTTCGACTGTGCCGGTGCTTGAGTTGGCTGATCGAACGGTTTTTGCTGCGCAGGCGCTTTTTGATTATTAAAGATGTTTTGATGGCCACCTTGAGCTGCACCGCCACCTTGGTTATAACCACCTTGATGAGCTGGCTGATTGCCTCCTTGCTGACCATAGTCGTTCTGGCCACCTTGGTTACTAAATCCGCCACCCTGATTGCCATAGCCACCTTGTTGGTTATTGCTAGCAAAGCCACTGCCATCGCCACTACCACCTGTCGCACCATCTAGCATCTGCATTTGTTCAGCACGAATTTCAGTAATATAACGGTCTTGTCCATTGGGATCTTGATATTTACGGGTGCGCAAGCTGCCTTCAATATAGACTTTACTGCCTTTACGAAGATACTGCGCGGCGATTTCACCCAAGCGATTGAACAATGAAATACGATGCCATTCTGTTGCTTCTCTTTTTTCACCGCTTTGCTTGTCTGTCCACTGCTCTGATGTCGCAACCGAGATATTGGTCACGCTACCGCCGTTATTGAATTGACGTGCCTCAGGGTCTGCACCGAGGTTACCGATGATGATAACTTTATTAACACCGCGCATGATATCGTCCTTTTATTTATGAATAATTTTATTACAATCTTTAAATCGAATCTTTAATATAAAGCATTAATCTTAGCAGTAATATACTTTTACTTTAACCATTTTTCTGTTAAATATCTAGAGGGCTTTGCGCCAAATGCGACAGCTCCTGTCGCGAAGTATCTGTAAGCTGTGTCTTGTCCAATTTTAAATAAGCCACTTGTTCTTTTGCCATGACGACAAGCTCATCAACACCATCTACTGCCAGCATTTGCCGTGACCAGTCCTGAATATCGATATTCTTAGGTATCGTCACAGTCGTGCTCGATAAATATGGTGGATCGGCAATAGGAATAATCAGCAATAAAGAGGCCGCCATTATAATTGCCAAGATGCCCCATGCCAACAAATTAGGCTGACTTAATAATAGTCCGCCCATCGCACCACCAACAAAAGCACCAAAGAACTGACTGGATGAATTCAGCCCCATCGCAGTGGCTTTATTGGCGACTGGCGCGCGCTTAGATATCCATGAAGGAATGGTTGCTTCAAGTAAATTAAAGCCCATAAAGTAGAGCAACAAGCCTAATATAATACCGACGCCAACCTGACCACCGAGCGCCAATAACGCTAAGGCAACCGTCATCAGTGCAATCGCGCCCAAAAATACTTGGCGCATTTTACGTTTCTTTTCGGCGATAATAATAAAAGGTATCGCGACAGCAAAACCGATGAACAGTAAAGGCAAATAAACCAACCCTTGCTGACGTACCGACAATCCTAGTACTTCATTGAGCTGATGCGGCAAAATAACAAATATCGCCGTCATGGTTAAATGCAGGGCAAAAATACCAATATGCAATCGGTTTAAATCACCGATTTTTAAGACTGTCGCTAACTGTTGACCAATCGATTTATTGTCTAAGTTATGCTTAAGTACCCGTAGTGGTGTCGGCACGAACAGTAGTAATAACATCGCCAAAACAGCAAAGCCTGCGGTCAACCAAAACAGCCCAGAAATACCAAGTGAGCCGACTAATAAGGGACCAAAGGCAAACGCGAGCATGATGGAGGTCGCAATGGTCAAACCCATCGTCGCCATCGCTTTGGTGCGCATCTCTTCACGAGTCACATCCGCTAGTAGCGCCATCAAGACCGCAGAGACCGCACCACTACCTGCCAGCGCACGACCAATAATGACCTCGTAAATATCCGTCGCATTGGCGGCGATAATACCACCAAGCGCAAATAATATCAGACCTAAAAATATAATCGGTTTACGTGGAAACTTATCAGCGGCAAGGCTCATCGGGATCTGAAATATCGCCTGCCCTAGCCCATAAATACCGACTGCCAAACCGATCAGAAACGGCGTCGCATGTGCATAATTATCACCATACACAGAAAATACTGGCACAATCATAAACAAACCAATCATCCGCAAGGCAAAAATACCACCGACCCCGAGGATTGCCCGTTTTTCTACGCTATTCATACTTGCCTCACTGGTTCATCATTGCTGGTTTATCACTGCTGCAGCTCTGCTTGTATTATTACGACTGTATCAAGGCTTTAGCCTACAAATTAAGCTCACTAGTATAAGACATTCGCCGTTTGCTTGCCGAGACTTTTGCCTTCCTACTCCAGCATCATAGCGGACACTGACTTAAGCCATTAATTTTACGCGATAATTTTGTTACCAAGTGCATCTCATAGGTCATTACACCTTGAATAATGTGGCTATCATGACAATAAAGTAAGACGTTGAGAACATGGTTATCTGAGTTATCTGAACATGGTTATCTAAAAAAATTTTATGATAAATCTTTTTGTAAAACGACGTTGTTCGGCTAAATTTATAACAAACCACTCATATTAGTTAACCTTTATTTAGATTACCTTTATCCATTTCAACTATTAAAGGCATGATCTAAGATAGACAACCATTACTATGGCTTTGTGAAAAATGCACATTTTTTATAAAGCCATAGTAATTTGAATATAGTAAGCCCAGTATAAAAACGATACAGCGGGACTGGAATGAATTTTTTGCAGCCTCTGTCTGCGCAGGCACAGCACGCCAGAAAAATTTATACCAGTGCCGCGTCAAAACATGATGTATCTACTTTATTTGGAATCGACTATAGCATTTTTAAAATTATCCACGCTTTCGATGAATCATTTGACTCATATTGATTGACCCTTTTAAATTTTACATACCTTTTAAAATACCATTTAGCAAATAGGAAACCCTCAACCGATGGCACACGAGTATATTAAGGTTCGCGGCGCACGCACTCATAATCTAAAAAATATCGATTTAGACATTCCACGAGATAAATTCGTGGTCATTACTGGTTTATCAGGTTCTGGTAAATCGTCATTGGCATTCGATACCCTTTATGCTGAAGGCCAACGTCGTTATGTCGAGAGCTTATCGGCGTATGCGCGTCAGTTCCTCTCGCAGATGGAGAAGCCGGACGTCGATAGTATCGAGGGCTTATCACCAGCGATTGCTATCGAGCAAAAATCGACCAACCATAACCCACGCTCAACGGTCGGTACGATTACCGAGATTTATGACTACTTGCGCCTGCTCTATGCGCGTATCGGCACGCCTTATTGCCCAGAGCATGGCGAGCCAATGGTCGCACAGTCGGTGACTGAAATGGTCGATCAAGTCATGGCGTTGCCCGATGATACGAAGATTATGATTCTTGCGCCCGTGATTCGTGAACGTAAAGGCGAGCATACCGTCTTACTTGAGCAGTTGATTGGTCAAGGCTTTGTACGCGTGCGCGTCGATGGTGATGTCTACGATACCGACGAGCTACCGACACTCGATAAGAAGAAAAAACATACCATTGAAGTCGTGGTTGATCGCTTTAAAGTCCGTGATGACTTGGGTAATCGTGTCGCTGAAAGCTTGGAGACAGCACTGCGCTTGGGTCAAGGGCTGGTCACGCTACATTTTATGGATGGCAACCCAAAAGAAGGCGGTGATGAAAACCAAGTGATGTCAGCCAAGCACTCTTGTCCTGTTTGTGATCGCGCAGTGTCTGAGCTTGAGCCGCGCATGTTCAGTTTTAACAACCCGTACGGTGCTTGCCCAAGTTGTGATGGTCTCGGTAAACGTCAGTATTTTTCTGCTGAAAAGCTGATCACCCATCATGAAAAATCGCTCAATCAAGGTGCGATTAATGGTTGGGATAAGCGTCATGCCTATTACTTTGGTCTGCTCTCTACCGTCTGCAATCATTTTAAAATCGATATGGATGCACCGTGGCAAGAGCTGCCAAAAGCGCAGCAAGATATCATCATGCAGGGTTCTGGTAAAGAAAAGCTCACCTTTAACTTTACTGATGAGCGCGGTCGAAAAACCAATACAACCGTACCATTTGAAGGTGTACTGCCTTATTTAGAGCGCCGTTATGCCAAAACCCAAAGCAACCTAGTCCGTGACGAGTTAGCTAAATACTTGGCTGATACTACTTGTAACGTCTGCGATGGTGCACGTTTGAATGAGATCTCACGCAATGTCCGCGTTGACGATCAAACGATTGCTGAAATTGTCAAACTATCTATCGGTGATGCCGCTGAATATTATAAAACAATAAAAATTGGTGGTCATAAAGGCGAAGTTGCAGAAAAAATCTTTAAAGAGATTAATGAGCGTCTAAACTTCCTCGTCAGTGTCGGACTTGATTACCTGTCGCTTGCGCGCTCTGCTGAAACGCTATCAGGCGGTGAAGCGCAACGTATTCGTCTTGCCAGCCAAATTGGTGCAGGTCTGATGGGTGTGATGTATGTACTCGATGAGCCATCCATCGGTCTACATCAGCGCGATAATGATCGCTTGCTAAAAACCTTAACGCGCTTGCGTGATTTGGGTAATACCGTACTGGTCGTTGAGCACGATGAAGATGCCATTCGCCAAGCGGATCATGTCATCGATATCGGTGTCGGCGCCGGCATACATGGCGGTCACATTATTGCCCAAGGCACAGTCGATGACATCATGGCGAATAAAGAATCGCTGACTGGACAATATATGTCTGGTAAGAGGAAAATCGAGATTCCAGCCATTCGTCATAAAGCCAAAACTATCGATATGGAAGTCAAAGGTAAAGCTAAGCCCAAACAAGTTCCGATGACTATTGAGCTCAAAGGCGCATCAGGCAACAACTTACACGACGTTGACTTGACCTTGCCAATAGGCATAATGACTTGTATTACTGGGGTATCGGGTTCAGGTAAATCAACCTTGATTAACCGTACCTTAATGCCATTGGCAGCGACGCAGTTAAATAATGCCTCAACGCTCATCGCGGATAAGCATGACAGCATCAGCGGTCTTGAGCATTTGGACAAAATGGTCGATATCGATCAAAGCCCCATTGGTCGTACGCCGCGCTCAAATCCAGCGACGTATACTGGCGTGTTTACGCCTGTTCGTGAAATGTTTGCACAAACGCAAGAAGCGCGTGCTCGTGGTTATAAAGCTGGTCGCTTTAGCTTCAACGTCAAAGGCGGACGCTGCGAGATGTGT
This window of the Psychrobacter arcticus 273-4 genome carries:
- a CDS encoding AAA family ATPase, giving the protein MPLSSRHQSIPETRTQTVPSAADYSDNQQKIAQLMAQLNQIVLDKSQVVKLALSGILAGGHLLLQDLPGMGKTTLAQGLAQLLGLGFSRVQFTNDMLPADILGMSIYDQNKLQFEFRAGPIFTQLLLADEINRSSPKTQSALLEAMEERQVTQDGQTYPLPEPFFVIATQNPLQQAGVYPLPESQLDRFLLCLSLGYPSPAAERALLKGQDRRELLKGLDTVLDTEAVLLAQQGVKKVYIADVVLDYLQRLVAKTRASQEYHGLSPRGVLSLQRAAQAYAYVSGHMEVTPEDIQAVFAAVTDHRLGQRFMPAHVTGGQATATISQRILAEVAVIV
- a CDS encoding c-type cytochrome, whose translation is MSMVNKYQLGAMLAAALLLSACEKTPPDYRAPVTLPLYTEGDADNGALIYQDACGQCHQLNPGLNKKGPQLMNIYGAPAAELADYTYSEGLKASGWVWDAQTLDTYITDAEKAMPDSKMLSDPMPDAEERADVIAYLSTLRAAAPIVEDDK
- a CDS encoding EAL domain-containing protein encodes the protein MRTQSLLKLLVIDADQLYAERLVHLLGSYYDSVNLGFLDDKDELLKSLRQSWDVLVFGQAYDMKFTDVVAIIQEQNIDLPLVCLINKDTAGNAHNEEGLPSIVNGTMVKALYAEQEMAVIMAICLLQENLHSRQQLKTLQSVLSEAEQRANVLIKNSKSAVAYIDQGIHIFANDPYLQLFGFEAMNDIIGIPVIDLIAGGDNVKAVKQFLRQFDKGNRKDVEFNFESRRTDGSTFEAKLQLAVATLEGEPVTQIIIQQNNSNSMEVAKRLAEAERKDSLTGIDNRHSFEEQLTALYEQARKGALTAALLYVQLDNIGKIRSSLGLQGIDSTVKQVANTLDELVVDGHVSRFSDTAFTILVENQTTATLEKLAEQIGMSISNMLIEVDKRTTSTTASIAIVKIEKNTPEPRVLLERAMDAINQIMIETSNHGGRYHLYDASEHANSDDHALAESLVDAITNNRFELLFQPIYDINNDRSDFFEVFLQLPLADANNTILTPDQFMAVAKSHQLLEKIDRWVLINACKRINEVRKTHPEARLLVQMTNASLVDKKLPSVASQLINAIGGKAGALTLQFNEKDISDYLTVAKFQFTALSQINCQLGINNFGSSIKSVELANFVHPDVVRLAHNYVEGIDAAENLETVKSIIVRTNESNVDVLMPYIEDAATMSVAWSVGVRYLQGNYLEVPSNTIKVSNES
- the epmB gene encoding EF-P beta-lysylation protein EpmB; its protein translation is MINHLITQKNWQTQLSEAITSIDELLEILQLQSLRSEVYVPEHFELRVPRAFVAKMTVGDRDDPLLRQVLPHQKERITVAGYVADPLAENAHNPVKGVLHKYQSRLLLTLTGACAIHCRYCFRQHFDYSANMPTASAKQDIIDYISAHPEINEIILSGGDPLNVTNRRLFAWLDTLEAIEQLTTIRIHTRLPLVIPARLDDALLERLAQSCCQIVMVIHGNHANEIDTLTAEYLRRARAAGITLLNQAVLLKGINDSVSAQMALSQRLFAAGVLPYYLHVLDKVAGAAHFDRDERSAIELYWSLLAKLPGYLVPKLVRELPNKPFKVPINVYNDK
- the efp gene encoding elongation factor P, whose translation is MASFSTNEFKAGLKVMLDGNPCAILENEFVKPGKGQAFNRVKLRNLRSGKVLEQTFKSGDSLEAADVMDTEMNYLYNDGEFWHFMHPESFEQIQADKTAMSDSTKWLKENSNALCTITLFNGAPLSVTPPNFVELQITETDPGVRGDTSGGGGKPATLETGAVVRVPLFVQQGEVVRVDTRTGDYQTRVN
- a CDS encoding tRNA threonylcarbamoyladenosine dehydratase, producing the protein MNEDTQGQSSITQPEPVEEQISVPEVLTTSDRDAEQYERRFKGTQTLYGTSAVDTFATAHVYVIGIGGVGSWAAEALARTAVGNITLIDLDILVASNVNRQLPALDSTFGQSKIEAMAARIREINPKVTLHLIDDFLTTENVATLLPSREEAKMAAQTTPIVILDCVDDMDAKLAIALHCRFNKLKLVCAGGAGGKIDPSQIRIGDLRDTYQDPLLAKLRNKLRHEKGINSALKEKFGIKCVYSTEPPRVDKSCQVGGLHCGGYGSAVVVTSVVAMLMVSEALQLLLKQAAVKPSL
- a CDS encoding TatD family hydrolase, encoding MTATGASGIHVVRTDIFPLIDTHTHFDAPVFDEDRDEQAQFAYDKGVRHLVLVGYLYRHFARLYENQKQLKKPCQLDTKNYLKQEKFFPKVHIALGLHPFYIEQHTEAHLEEMAQMLDKQRPLAIGEIGLDTFTDAMKQPEMFAKQQRFFSAQLDMAVAHQLPVMLHIRKAHAEALALLKAHDYDAHELGGIAHSFSGGVQEAKAFAKLGFKLGVTGQITNPNAKKLRLAIQAAVDSYGIDCLVIETDCPDMMPILCQTVDSHLDTATYSSASALGQNKEHEGGDTSMHSRNVPANLLYVLYSLSELLNVPTAILAQKLWLNSCSALQTKWSYPL